A section of the Zygosaccharomyces rouxii strain CBS732 chromosome B complete sequence genome encodes:
- a CDS encoding uncharacterized protein (some similarities with uniprot|Q12091 Saccharomyces cerevisiae YPL170W DAP1 Heme-binding protein involved in regulation of cytochrome P450 protein Erg11p; damage response protein, related to mammalian membrane progesterone receptors; mutations lead to defects in telomeres, mitochondria, and sterol synthesis), which translates to MAVVTDKKTDDLRIIYDSDDEDGGEDIGTTFTTLDIIRMLAGLIIAWCVVSRSFTNHWFYIPGQNSVKKASKVSPEIPTYWSTQELPVSFTLEQLSQYTGQGESGRILLSVKGHVFDVTEGESFYGKWGAYRKFAGTDCSNLFGYHMWDVSALGRKCNHDLSGLSEQEMSRVNSWLEYFKGKYPEVGYLEEDQ; encoded by the coding sequence ATGGCAGTAGTTACTGATAAAAAGACTGATGATTTGAGAATTATCTATGATtctgatgacgaagatggCGGTGAAGACATCGGTACTACTTTCACTACTCTCGATATTATTCGTATGTTAGCGGGTTTAATAATTGCATGGTGTGTAGTGAGTAGGTCATTTACCAATCATTGGTTCTACATCCCGGGTCAAAATTCGGTTAAGAAAGCTTCTAAAGTATCACCAGAGATCCCTACCTATTGGTCAACTCAAGAATTACCCGTTTCATTTACACTGGAGCAGTTGTCACAGTATACAGGTCAAGGCGAATCAGGAAGAATACTACTTAGTGTTAAGGGGCATGTATTCGATGTTACTGAAGGAGAATCGTTTTATGGTAAATGGGGAGCATATAGGAAATTTGCAGGTACCgattgttccaatttattCGGCTATCACATGTGGGATGTTTCAGCACTTGGTAGGAAATGTAATCATGATTTAAGTGGTTTATCGGAGCAAGAAATGTCAAGGGTTAATTCTTGGTTAGAATATTTTAAAGGGAAGTATCCAGAGGTTGGATACCTCGAAGAAGATCAATGA
- the VMA6 gene encoding H(+)-transporting V0 sector ATPase subunit d (highly similar to uniprot|P32366 Saccharomyces cerevisiae YLR447C VMA6 vacuolar ATPase V0 domain subunit d), translating to MEGVFFNIDNGFIEGVVRGYRNGLLTGNQYLNLTQCDNLEDLRLQLASTDYGNFLSSVSAEALTTSLIQESASEKLYEEFNYIRDQSSGITKKFMDYITYGYMIDNVALMITGTIHDRDKAEILQRCHPLGWFDTLPTLSVATDLESLYETVLVDTPLAPYFMGCFDRADELDDLNIEIVRNKLYKAYLQDFHKFVTEQIDEPAREVMQMMLEFEADRRSINISLNSLESPEIDAELKSELLPEMGQLHPLATASLAQATDFESVKTAVNLVYDYRGILESGNLEDHFYKLEMELCRDAFTQQFTLSTIWSWMKSKEQEVRNITWIAECIAQNQRERINSYISVY from the coding sequence ATGGAAGGtgttttcttcaatatcGATAACGGGTTTATCGAAGGTGTGGTTCGCGGTTACAGAAATGGTCTTCTTACGGGCAACCagtatttgaatttgaccCAATGCgataatttggaagatttgaGATTGCAACTTGCATCTACTGACTACGGGAACTTTTTATCATCTGTTTCAGCTGAGGCATTGACCACTTCTCTGATTCAAGAGAGTGCTTCTGAGAAACTatatgaagaatttaattATATCAGAGATCAGTCAAGTGGCATTACTAAAAAATTCATGGATTATATCACATATGGATATATGATTGACAACGTAGCTCTCATGATTACTGGTACCATCCACGACCGTGATAAGGCGGAAATCTTACAGCGTTGTCATCCATTGGGTTGGTTTGATACTTTGCCAACTCTGTCCGTTGCAACAGATTTGGAATCTCTTTACGAGACAGTTCTAGTGGATACACCCTTAGCACCTTATTTTATGGGATGTTTCGATAGAGCTGATGAACTAGATGATTTAaacattgaaattgttAGGAATAAATTGTACAAGGCCTATTTACAGGACTTCCATAAATTTGTTACTGAACAGATCGACGAACCTGCTAGAGAAGTTATGCAAATGAtgcttgaatttgaagCCGATAGAAGAAGTATTAACATTTCACTCAACTCGTTGGAAAGTCCAGAAATTGATGCTGAACTAAAGAGTGAGTTACTACCAGAAATGGGCCAACTACACCCCTTGGCCACAGCTTCATTGGCACAGGCAACAGATTTTGAATCTGTTAAAACTGCGGTCAATTTGGTTTATGACTACAGAGGTATCTTAGAATCTGGTAATCTGGAAGACCATTTTTATAAACTGGAAATGGAATTGTGCAGAGATGCCTTTACCCAACAGTTCACATTGAGTACCATTTGGTCTTGGATGAAGTCaaaggaacaagaagtGAGAAATATCACTTGGATTGCTGAATGCATTGCTCAAaatcaaagagaaagaataaATAGTTATATCTCGGTTTATTGA
- the COG8 gene encoding Golgi transport complex subunit COG8 (similar to uniprot|Q04632 Saccharomyces cerevisiae YML071C COG8 Component of the conserved oligomeric Golgi complex): protein MEEILDAAIDPKHLSKNERQYCLEILEQILQSDTTPYDAYFSSKPTPGSIVEDIAEASAQIVAIEKQIRRLLVENKGEVLRKVLGDSSGSKLTDIRNELDQLWELDEGAGAKEEEHKNSNESIEHDSAVKAIFDQEQNVQKGQDDQFHMALKKLKQRVSQNEAHAPGSLGELASVLENLNSITDLMELPFLARTCIRTGHYQEVVMLYTHTKSLQLKFPGSSIVKQVCDSVLDEITTTMLTGLVKLLSTNVTVNSIKKILNYLAAIPPFDDTESSLLLRVFLYMRFDFIQREIASYSLKMDPPNDSLIEMMVKRKIEVLREYAYMSSSVFTEMFTSHLEPICIKLADELKPEEDTKTIEATTTTTTTTRKDDTPIETNLLILQFVNQCVSWLLDDLSEAGLQGKLNDSVCLQLVYCSFRLHDLNQNYHKLFLNKLHESNLFTASQIKNAIQKRRELASKYS from the coding sequence ATGGAAGAGATTCTAGATGCTGCAATTGACCCCAAGCATTTGAGCAAAAATGAAAGACAATACTGTTTAGAAATTCTAGAACAGATTTTACAATCTGATACGACGCCATACGATGCCTATTTCTCGTCCAAACCAACTCCTGGTAGTATTGTGGAGGATATTGCAGAAGCATCAGCTCAAATTGTAGCTATTGAAAAACAGATAAGAAGGCTTCTGGTTGAGAACAAGGGCGAAGTTTTGCGTAAGGTGCTAGGTGatagtagtggtagtaaATTAACGGACATTCGAAACGAATTAGATCAATTATGGGAATTGGATGAAGGTGCAGGGGCAAAGGAAGAGGAACACAAGAATTCCAATGAAAGCATAGAACATGATTCTGCAGTAAAGGCAATATTCGATCAGGAACAAAACGTACAAAAGGGACAAGATGATCAATTCCACATGgcattaaaaaaattaaaacaAAGGGTATCACAGAATGAAGCTCATGCACCTGGATCATTAGGAGAGTTAGCGTCTgtattagaaaatttgaacaGCATTACTGATCTTATGGAGCTTCCGTTTTTGGCAAGGACATGCATAAGAACGGGTCACTACCAAGAAGTTGTCATGCTTTATACGCATACTAAATCCCTTCAGTTGAAATTTCCCGGATCTAGTATTGTAAAACAAGTATGTGACAGCGTTTTAGATGAAATTACGACGACGATGTTAACTGGATTGGTCAAACTACTTTCTACCAACGTTACAGTGAATTCcattaaaaaaattctCAATTATCTAGCCGCTATCCCACCATTTGATGATACTGAGAGCTCATTGCTTTTGCGTGTCTTTCTGTACATGAGATTCGACTTCATTCAAAGGGAAATTGCATCATATTCATTAAAAATGGACCCGCCAAACGATTCATTGATAGAAATGATGGTTAAACGTAAAATTGAAGTCCTGAGGGAATACGCATATATGTCATCAAGTGTCTTTACGGAAATGTTTACATCACATTTAGAACCAATCTGCATAAAACTTGCAGATGAATTAAAACCAGAGGAAGATACGAAAACTATTGAGGCcactactaccactaccactaccactcGGAAAGATGATACCCCTATTGAAACCAATTTATTAATTTTACAATTCGTTAATCAATGCGTAAGTTGGTTACTTGATGATCTATCTGAGGCCGGTTTACAAGGTAAACTAAATGATTCAGTGTGTCTACAACTAGTTTACTGTTCATTCAGATTACAtgatttgaatcaaaattaCCACAAGCTGTTTTTAAACAAACTTCATGAATCGAATTTGTTTACCGCATCTCAAATAAAAAACGCAATccaaaagagaagagaacTGGCTTCTAAGTACTCCTAA